TAATGGAAGAATCTCTCCCTCGCTCACCCGTGTGTGCATGTCCCTTTGTCATATGATAACTACTAAATTTGATTTAGAGTTTTGAGATtggaattattttatataacatGAATgagttatctgttaagtttgtATTGCAATCTGACGTGCTTAATTGTATTTTCCTTTGTAGTACATTCATTCTATTAGACATGAGTCGATCTCAGGATACCTCATCCCTTAAGCGGAAGCGACCACAACCAAATGCACAATTACAGTCACCGGAGAGTGTACTGTTAAACCTTATCAAAAGCAAAGGAGACATGGGAATCTGGAAAGGAGATATGAAAAGAGAGACAAATCTTCCAGAGCCTGTGGTTAACAAAGCCCTCAAGGCACTCCAAGGCAGGAAACTTATAAAAGAGGTGGTTAACATCCAAAGCAAGGGGAGAAAACATTACATGGCAGCCGAGTTTGAACCATCAAAGGAACTCACTGGCGGTGAGTGGTATGTGGGAGGTAACCTGGATAAAGAATTCATCGCCATTCTTAAAGAATCATGTTTGAAAATCATTAGGAAGATAAAGGTTGCTACAGCAGAGGGAGTCTCCGACTTTTTTAAGAAGAATAAAATCACGACAGCCGAGTGCACGACTCAGCAAATTGAGGAGATACTGAAATCTATGGTTCTAGACAACGAGATTCTTGAGATAAAGAGCACTGGACTAGGAGAATTTCGTTCCATTCCAATTGGAAGTGTTTGTTATAGATCTGCAACCGGGATGGGCCATGGACAGGGGCTAAAAGTGGGTGCCATGGCTTCGATTCCATGTGGGGTATGCCCCAGGATCAGTCAGTGCACGCCTGATGGTATCATCTCACCAAGGACCTGTGAATACTATAACAAATGGCTGGACTTCTAATTTTGAATTGATTGATTCCATTCAATTGTTGGCATCAGTTTCTGATGCTATTGGataagttatataatttttgcAGTATAGTCGGTTAAgtttgctttatatatatatatatattatgtggaTATGAAAGAATTAGAGAGAGCTTACTAGTTGTCATGTGTTGCTCAAAAGAAGAAGCTTG
The Diospyros lotus cultivar Yz01 chromosome 12, ASM1463336v1, whole genome shotgun sequence DNA segment above includes these coding regions:
- the LOC127786930 gene encoding uncharacterized protein LOC127786930, which codes for MSRSQDTSSLKRKRPQPNAQLQSPESVLLNLIKSKGDMGIWKGDMKRETNLPEPVVNKALKALQGRKLIKEVVNIQSKGRKHYMAAEFEPSKELTGGEWYVGGNLDKEFIAILKESCLKIIRKIKVATAEGVSDFFKKNKITTAECTTQQIEEILKSMVLDNEILEIKSTGLGEFRSIPIGSVCYRSATGMGHGQGLKVGAMASIPCGVCPRISQCTPDGIISPRTCEYYNKWLDF